From a region of the Cyprinus carpio isolate SPL01 chromosome A18, ASM1834038v1, whole genome shotgun sequence genome:
- the LOC109110285 gene encoding protein FAM214A-like: protein MSKGRVLKSKPRSEDGRGTADILEGITVSVTNMKPDREAAEEFFEYDAEEFLVFLTLLITEGRTPECSVKGRTEGVHCPPAQSAMPVLTKHECSDKIPQCRQARRTRSEVMLLWRNHIPIMIEVMLLPDCCYSDEGLTTDCTDLNDPAIKQDALLLERWTLQPVPRQSGDRFIEEKTLLLAVRSYVFFSQLSAWLSASHGLVPRNILYRISAADEELIWNFSQTPSEHAFPVPNMSHSVALKVRVQSLPRQPKYPILKCSIHSGIAFLGKKSLEHGEGRNHPGENRSSLRLPGSPLFSRPLRPSPPPHSPLNTRKCPPHPESPLPPGKAVKWLYSRLNGSVDAPPTEAYNSCNDGAESPKASSVESPIRGFKSLSITDPLVTPGPSPSFISGETNPLIGSLLQERQEVIARIAQRLNLCDPTAPHLPEALFTSQEPPGHKTTWNSSQDKERLKKSKEPLFPTPQPQNHNGTGPEIPERSRSSLFDTPLSPRSRTRLDRVDHESKTSPKLSTCRRLVLSDQSAEGSLIADAVQDISRLIQERLQHSYSLLNGTYKLKTSQTEQVDKNNSAQMNGFVSSSHEKTSSEPNGEASTDPHISQATKFCRSPDSSRINRDCSPRPQNVASLKLEDHSVTKSQPLTASNNQQYASRESWTSLKNNSSHASSPQENGLNLTGYLQPFKTQEANHEKGAEKDFWDGSTCPEKDKNQEPWASSSSTPANITCNTSSPAPAQNNHTKRHPSSLKPCSNWKKQNRHSIDGTTTKAFHPCTGLPLLSSPVPQRKSQTGYFDLDASLIHCRGLPWAPNKRILKRLQDCDESPHQILSASAPPASLSLLGNFEECVLNYRLEPLGTVEGFTAEVGASGTFCPSHMTLPVDVSFYSVSDDNAPSPYMGVINLESLGKRGYRVPPSGTIQVTLFNPNKTVVKMFVVMYDLREMPASHQTFLRQRTFSVPVKREFNGHNNKKPSPLSQGRTLRYLVHLRFQSSKSGKIYLHRDIRLLFSRKSMEVDSGAAYELKSFTESPADPPFSPRC from the exons AAGCAGCAGAGGAATTCTTTGAGTATGATGCTGAGGAGTTCCTGGTTTTCCTCACACTCCTGATCACAGAAGGACGGACACCAGAATGTTCCGTAAAGGGGCGGACAGAGGGTGTTCACTGCCCACCTGCCCAGTCTGCTATGCCTGTCCTTACCAAACATGAATGCAGTGACAAAATACCACAG TGTCGTCAGGCAAGAAGAacaaggtcagaggtcatgttACTATGGCGCAATCACATCCCCATCATGATTGAGGTGATGCTGCTTCCTGACTGTTGCTATAGCGATGAAGGCCTGACCACAGACTGCACAGACCTAAATGATCCAGCAATAAAGCAAGATGCACTCTTACTAGAGAGATGGACTTTACAGCCAGTGCCCAGACA GAGTGGAGATCGATTTATTGAGGAGAAAACCTTGCTGTTGGCTGTGCGTTCCTACGTGTTTTTCTCGCAGCTCAGTGCATGGCTCAGTGCCTCTCACGGACTTGTACCTAGAAACATCCTATACAG AATAAGTGCAGCGGATGAAGAACTGATATGGAACTTCTCACAAACACCCTCTGAACATGCTTTCCCTGTCCCGAACATGTCCCATAGTGTCGCTCTTAAAGTGCGGGTTCAGTCTTTGCCTCGCCAGCCCAAATACCCCATACTCAAATGTAGCATCCACTCAGGTATTGCTTTTTTGGGCAAGAAAAGTCTGGAGCATGGAGAGGGTAGGAACCATCCTGGAGAGAATCGCAGTTCCCTCCGTTTGCCAGGATCTCCACTCTTCTCCAGGCCTCTTCGCCCTTCTCCACCTCCCCACAGCCCTCTGAACACCCGTAAATGCCCCCCTCACCCTGAGTCACCTCTCCCACCAGGCAAAGCCGTCAAGTGGCTGTACTCTCGGCTGAATGGCAGTGTGGACGCCCCCCCTACAGAGGCGTATAACTCTTGTAATGATGGGGCAGAGAGCCCAAAGGCTTCAAGTGTGGAGTCACCAATTCGTGGTTTTAAATCACTCTCCATTACCGACCCTTTAGTTACCCCCGGTCCAAGTCCCAGCTTCATCTCAGGTGAAACCAACCCCCTCATTGGCTCCCTACTTCAGGAGAGACAGGAAGTCATCGCCCGCATTGCTCAGCGATTGAATTTATGTGACCCCACAGCTCCCCATCTCCCTGAAGCTCTCTTCACTTCTCAAGAACCGCCTGGACACAAAACAACGTGGAACTCATCACAGGATAAGGAGCGCTTGAAGAAATCCAAAGAGCCCCTCTTCCCTACCCCACAGCCTCAAAACCACAATGGAACTGGTCCAGAAATCCCTGAGAGGAGCCGGTCTTCTCTCTTCGATACCCCCTTGAGCCCTAGAAGCAGAACACGGCTGGATAGAGTTGACCATGAGTCAAAAACTTCCCCAAAACTCTCGACGTGTAGGCGCCTGGTACTTAGTGACCAGTCCGCTGAGGGTTCTCTCATTGCAGATGCAGTTCAGGACATCTCAAGGTTGATTCAGGAGCGACTGCAACATTCCTACAGTCTCCTGAATGGCACCTATAAATTAAAGACCTCTCAAACCGAACAGGTTGACAAAAATAACAGCGcgcagatgaatggctttgtaTCATCAAGCCATGAGAAGACTTCAAGTGAACCCAATGGTGAGGCAAGCACAGATCCTCATATATCTCAAGCAACAAAATTTTGTAGATCTCCTGACTCTAGTCGCATTAATCGAGACTGTTCCCCTAGACCACAAAATGTGGCCAGTTTAAAACTTGAAGACCACAGTGTTACAAAATCACAGCCTTTAACGGCAAGTAATAACCAACAGTACGCCAGTAGAGAGTCCTGGACCTCCTTGAAAAACAACTCTAGCCATGCAAGCTCTCCTCAGGAGAATGGCCTCAACCTGACTGGATACCTCCAGCCCTTCAAGACCCAAGAAGCAAACCATGAAAAAGGAGCAGAAAAGGATTTCTGGGATGGGTCCACTTGTCCTGAGAAGGATAAGAACCAGGAGCCCTGGGCTTCTTCCTCTAGCACACCAGCCAACATTACTTGCAACACCTCCAGTCCTGCCCCTGCCCAGAACAATCATACT aaacgcCACCCCTCCTCTCTGAAGCCATGCAGTAACTGGAAGAAACAGAATCGCCACTCCATAGATGGAACCACAACAAAAGCCTTCCACCCCTGCACAGGCCTACCTCTCCTCTCCAGCCCA GTTCCTCAAAGAAAAAGCCAGACAGGATATTTTGATTTAGATGCGTCTCTGATTCATTGCAGAGGTTTGCCATGGGCTCCCAATAAGAG gattTTGAAAAGATTACAAGACTGTGATGAGTCTCCGCATCAGATCCTCAGTGCCAGCGCTCCACCAGCCAGCCTCAGCCTGTTGGGAAACTTTGAG gagtGTGTTCTGAATTATCGTTTGGAGCCCTTGGGTACAGTCGAGGGTTTCACAGCAGAGGTCGGCGCCAGCGGAACGTTCTGCCCCAGTCACATGACCTTACCTGTCGACGTGTCGTTTTACAGCGTCTCTGACGATAACGCACCTTCCCCCTACATG GGCGTCATAAACTTGGAGTCTCTCGGTAAAAGGGGATATCGAGTACCTCCTTCAGGAACCATTCAAGTG ACCTTATTTAACCCCAATAAGACCGTGGTGAAGATGTTTGTGGTGATGTATGATCTGAGAGAAATGCCCGCTAGCCATCAGACATTCCTGCGGCAGAGAACCTTCTCAGTCCCAGTCAAACGCGAGTTCAACGGACATAACAACAAAAAGCCGTCCCCACTGAGTCAAGGACGAACTCTCCGCTACCTCGTCCATCTGAG